Part of the Natronogracilivirga saccharolytica genome is shown below.
CAACGCGTGAATGAAAGTAGCGTTCGTCGTTGACATACATTTCAAGTTCGTAAACAGCGTGGACATTATTGGATCCATCTGCACGGTCAAATACATTGACAGCCAGTCCGATCTCCCCGGTTACATTATGATGCCCGAAATCAAACCAGCCGTCTCTGAAGGCAGGGCGCACTCTTCTGATCCCCCCGTTTGTTCCTGAAATGCTGCTGTTGAGGCCAAGGGGTTCAATGGCCAGACCCGAAAAACGCGGCGGGATGGTGTCATCAATTTCAATGCCTGCAAGCAGCGGATTGAACGGGCGTCCTTCAGGTGACCTGAGTTCAAAATGCAGATGCGGCGGGCCGACGCCGGTGGATCCGGACCAGCCGATTTGTTCGCCTCTGCGAAAGGTTATGCCATAATCTTTCAATACTTTGTCAAAATCAAAGGTATATTCGGGCAGCCGCAGGGAATCAACCAGTTCACGGATTTCCGGATGGAAGTCTTTAAGATGGGCATACAGTGAGTAAGAGCCGTCATCGTGTTTGAGATAGATGACATTTCCATATCCGCTCGGACTTACACCCACCCGGTACAAAACTCCGTCACGCGTTGCAAATATGGGGTATCCTTCATGACCCCATGTACCTATGTCCATTGCGGCATGAAAATGAGCGGATCGTGTTTCACCAAATGAGGAGGACATGTACCTGCTGGCATTGGTAGGCCAGAAGTAGGAAACGTCATCGTCCAGGAAAGCCGGTCTTTCCTGGCCTGCAGCGTTGGTCGCAAAAAACAATCCGGCAAATATGACAAGTAAGGCAGGGCGCATGGCGGCCAGTCAGTTTTCAAAAGCGATGATGACATCAAGGGTGATCAGCCCTTGCTGAAGCTCTGCATGAAGGTGGTCACCCGGATGCAGCTGCCCGACACCTTCCGGTGTTCCGGTGAATATCAGGTCTCCGGGTTTGAGAGTTACATACTTTGAGAGCGTAGCTATCAGCAGGTCAATTGGAAACAGCATCAGAGAAGTATCGCCGGTCTGACGCCGTTCTCCGTTAACTTCAAGGGAAAATGAGATGTTGTTCGGATCCGCTATCTCTGCGGCTGAAACGAAGGAACTCACCGGAGCGAACGTATCGAGGCTTTTGGCAAGGAACCATGGGTGTGACTTTTCTTTAAGTTCAGTCTGAATATCCCTTGCGGTGACATCAATGCCAACAGCATATCCGGCAATGTGTTGCAGGGCTTCTCCGGCAGGAATGTTTTTGCCTTCCCGGGATATGGCTGCAACGACTTCGGTTTCATAATGCGGTTCTTTGACAAAAGCAG
Proteins encoded:
- a CDS encoding fumarylacetoacetate hydrolase family protein, translating into MNTDSLPGLPDLQPGNIFCIGRNYAAHARELNNPVPERPVIFTKSSSSLCYDGNVVIPAFVKEPHYETEVVAAISREGKNIPAGEALQHIAGYAVGIDVTARDIQTELKEKSHPWFLAKSLDTFAPVSSFVSAAEIADPNNISFSLEVNGERRQTGDTSLMLFPIDLLIATLSKYVTLKPGDLIFTGTPEGVGQLHPGDHLHAELQQGLITLDVIIAFEN